The genomic window aggttcaacaagaccaagtgccaggtcctgcactttggccacaacaacccctgcagcgctacaggctggggacagagtggctggacagcggccaggcagaaagggacctgggggcacTGATGGACagcaggctggacatgagccagcagtgtgcccacgtggccaagaaggccaatggctcctggcctggatcaggaatggagtggccagcaggaccagggcagggattctcCCCCTGtcctgggcactggtgaggccgcacctcgagtgctgtgtccagttctgggcccccaatttaggaaggacattgaggggctggagcgtgtccagagaagggcaacaaggctggtgaggggtctggaacacaagtgctgtgaggagtggctgagggagctggggttgtttctcctggagaagaggaggctcaggggagacaaGGAGGTGTCAGGGCACGGCTTGGGCTTGATGATGtccaaggtcttttccagcctggttgattctgtgattctctgaaaccacccttgaagcagctgcaggatgagCCCTGGGCCTCCTCTTCAGAAggtccagcagcccctgtcccTCAGCTTCTCCACACGCGCCCCAAAGCCCATCCTGTCAGTCCTGCAGagcctctccagctcctcctcactgCCCCACAACAGGGAGCCCCACACCCAGACACAGCAGCCCAGATGTGCCCCCCTGGCCTGTGGTGCCCCTGGCAAGGGAACAGCTCGAGGCACTGCAGGGCCCTGCAGACAATTCCTGCAGCACTTGTAGGATGATCCTGCTCCCCAAGGGACGTTCCCGTGGTGCCAAGGCAGGAACTGAAATGGGGAGTGGGGCCAGAGAGGAAAGGGCaaccagggctgggctgtttgcaggggaggggacagggaagggcaaGAGCAAGAAatgtggagcaggagagaggaaagaaagcaaaggtgAGGCAGAGGAAATGCTCAGGGCTGTTTGGGGgtggctgccaggcagccctggctctgaGCAACAACGTCTGCAGTGGGACAGGAAACTCAGAGCTGATGGGAACAAACTTTCTGGCTGACTTGAGAGGCCACGACAAAGCTGAGAGGTTTCCCTGCCGTCCCCCAGCCCTTGCTGGCccccaggggctgatggcatttGTGCTCACTCAGGTTCCTCTCCCCACACCAAGACCGTGGGGTGCTCACGCCTGGGCTGTGCAGTGCAAACAGGGGCTCCTGAGCCAGTCCTGCCGTGGGTGTGCCTGCAAGGATCCAGCCCCTCTCTGAGCTGGGGAGAggccagggctgcagaggggggATGTTGCTGGCAGGTGCATGAGGCCGCTCTGGGACGCTGCCCTGGGGTGTCCAGCGCAGGGGGGATGGatcagcccctgctctgctgctccttcccggcTCCCCCAGGGACCCTGCAGAGCACCAGCCATGCTGGTTGCCCCCACCCTGCCCACGGCCACCCTGGGGCTGCTCACGGGGGTTTTCTCTGCTGAGCACTGGCCTGGGCGTGCTCTTGAGAGAGCCTGGGCAAGGAGCCTGGAGCCCCCAGGCCCTGCCCTGAGGCGTCAGCGctggcccagcagtgcccatggcctgtccctgctgcagccccggcactgccaccccagggctgggagcgaGCCCCAGAGCACTCAGGCCCTGCAGCAACACCAGGGgcaggagggcagcggggcagtggcacgggagcagcactggcagcaccaagggctgctgctcctgggcacagctgctgtgcccCCCTGATctgcccccagctctgcacacagacattgctgctgcagctccacagaAGGCAACTAAAGGGGCATCTCTGCTGGAAACTTTGCTGGCAGATCCTTGAGTTCATTTAAAGGCAGCGAGAGCACAGCTCCTCATTGACACAGTCTGGGGCCACAGCCAAGGTGCAgagaaacaaaatgagaaatggaagaaatattGCCCTTGCTTTGTGGACAACAATAAATTACTGAAGGCAGAGAAAATAACCCCAGAACCAAACCAAGTAGAACTATCAAAGACTAGTTTTATTACAAGTGATTTGCAAAAATTGGCAACCAGTTTAATGTTTCTTAAATGGTCCAGCCATCAGTGTCCACACTGCAGccttgagctcctggttcctcaggctgtagatgagggggttcagggctggaggcaccaccgagtacagaactgacagggccagatccagggatggggacgagatggaggggggcttcaggtaggcaaatgctgcagtgctgaggaacagggagagcacggccaggtgagggaggcacgtggaaaaggctttgtgctgtccctgctcagaggggatcctcagcacggccctgaagatctgcacataggagaaaaccatgaacacaaaacagccaaaatacagaaaagcacTCAGCACAATAAGCACAAGCTCCCTGAGGTTGGATTgcgagcaggagagcttgaggatgtgtgggacttcacagaagaactggcccagggcattgccctggcacaggggcagggaaaatgtattggccgtgtgcagcagagcatagaaaaaggcactggcccaggcagctgctgccatgtgggcacaagctctgctgcccaggagggtcccgtagtgcaggggtttgcagatggacacgtagcggtcgtagcacatgacggtgaggagggaaaactctgctgagatgaagaacacaaagcaaaacacctgagcagcacatgctgagtaggagatgtggctggtgccccagagggaattgtgcatggccttggggacagtggtgcagatggagcccaggtcggtgagggccaggttgagcaggaagaagaacatggggctgtgcaggtgctggccgcaggctccggcgctgatgatgaggccgttggccaggagggcagccagggagatgcccaggaagaggcagaagtgcaggagctgcagctgccgcgtgtctgccaatggcagcaggaggaagtggctgatgcagctgctgttggacatttgcTGCCTCTGGCCATGGGGATCTGTTCTAGGAGGAGACAGTGACAAGTCAGGAGAGACTTTCCTGAGCAATGCCCAAGCcctttctcccagccctgcccctgacactctgtgccacccaattttccttttctcagagcccttccctcagccctgtgtatggagctctgctgggatcTGGCCCTGTTGCCGTGacgagcaggggctgtgcccgTGGACACCGAGgaatcagctctgctctgcagcagtgggGTCATGGGACAGGGGGACAAGGGCCAGTCCTGGGGTTGGAATTTGTCAAACAGAActgct from Aphelocoma coerulescens isolate FSJ_1873_10779 unplaced genomic scaffold, UR_Acoe_1.0 HiC_scaffold_60, whole genome shotgun sequence includes these protein-coding regions:
- the LOC138102045 gene encoding olfactory receptor 14J1-like, with amino-acid sequence MSNSSCISHFLLLPLADTRQLQLLHFCLFLGISLAALLANGLIISAGACGQHLHSPMFFFLLNLALTDLGSICTTVPKAMHNSLWGTSHISYSACAAQVFCFVFFISAEFSLLTVMCYDRYVSICKPLHYGTLLGSRACAHMAAAAWASAFFYALLHTANTFSLPLCQGNALGQFFCEVPHILKLSCSQSNLRELVLIVLSAFLYFGCFVFMVFSYVQIFRAVLRIPSEQGQHKAFSTCLPHLAVLSLFLSTAAFAYLKPPSISSPSLDLALSVLYSVVPPALNPLIYSLRNQELKAAVWTLMAGPFKKH